From Juglans regia cultivar Chandler chromosome 8, Walnut 2.0, whole genome shotgun sequence, the proteins below share one genomic window:
- the LOC109002487 gene encoding U-box domain-containing protein 35-like isoform X3, translating into MLLPYKKLCIQKKVEVDVIVIESNDVANAIAEEVAKHGINKLVIGASSRGLFTRKLKGVSSRIAVCAPEFCTVYAVSKGKLSSIRPSSIETNGSIRDDSSETSCSTTNSSSYTFSSQIDHGSVALNSHFDSPSLPMQRFQALATINQTLLKTRTSSVESSHFRCQSLDIREGKDDLSSCATNADSGHALSRTSSCKSLPTDNQSWISDQASTSDMLTEYLSSESQENLNFELEKLRMELRHARGMYAIAQSETNDASLKLNNLNKCRLEEAMKLKEINLKEEMAKKLARQEKERYEAAKREVTHVRQSTERETSQRKEAEMKAIHDAKEKEKLENALVGPVHQYRKFTWDEIVSATSFFSEDLKIGMGAYGSVYKCSFHHTTAAVKVLHSKESRKTKQFQQELKILSEIRHPHLLLLLGACIDHGCLVYEYMESGSLEDRLLRKNGTPPIPWFERFRIAWEVASVLAFLHNAKPKPVIHRDLKPANILLDHNLVSKIGDVGLSTIVHTDPTSMSTLYKDTGPVGTLCYIDPEYQRTGLISPKSDVYAFGMVILQLLTAKPAMALAHVVETALSDGLLSEILDQEAGNWPVEETKQLAELGLSCAELRRRDRPDLKDKVLPALERLKEVGDRARGLISRVQSAPPNHLICPILKDVMTDPCVAADGYTYDRRAIELWLEVNDKSPMTNMPLPHNNLIPNYTLLSAIMEFKSRGQ; encoded by the exons ATGCTTCTTCCTTATAAGAAATTGTGTATACAGAAAAAG GTAGAAGTAGATGTTATAGTGATTGAATCAAATGATGTGGCAAATGCAATAGCAGAGGAGGTTGCTAAGCATGGTATCAACAAGCTTGTTATAGGAGCTTCATCTCGTGGCTTGTTTACAAG gaAACTTAAAGGTGTATCTTCGAGAATCGCAGTATGTGCTCCAGAATTTTGTACAGTCTATGCTGTTTCGAAAGGGAAGTTGTCTTCTATACGCCCATCCAGTATAGAAACAAATGGAAGCATTAGAGATGACAGTAGTGAGACAAGTTGTTCTACTACAAATTCATCAAGCTACACTTTCAGTTCACAGATAG ACCATGGTTCAGTTGCTTTGAACTCTCATTTTGATTCTCCTTCCCTACCAATGCAGCGATTTCAAGCTCTCGCAACTATTAACCAGACCCTTCTTAAGACAAGAACAAGTTCAGTTGAAAGCAGTCACTTTAGATGCCAGTCTTTGGATATCAGGGAAGGGAAGGATGATCTGAGTTCCTGTGCCACTAATGCAGATAGTGGACATGCACTAAGTCGGACCTCTAGTTGCAAAAGCTTGCCAACAGATAATCAGTCATGGATTTCTGATCAAGCTTCCACCTCAGACATGCTCACTGAGTATCTGTCATCTGAGAGCCAG gaaaatttgaattttgagctAGAAAAGCTAAGAATGGAACTCAGACATGCCCGGGGAATGTATGCAATAGCTCAAAGCGAGACAAATGATGCCTCATTGAAG CTAAACAATCTCAATAAATGCCGATTGGAGGAAGCAATGAAGCTTAAGGAGATCAATCTCAAAGAGGAGATGGCCAAGAAATTAGCAAgacaagagaaagagaggtaTGAAGCTGCGAAAAGAGAAGTCACACACGTGAGACAATCTACTGAAAGAGAAACATCCCAACGAAAAGAAGCCGAGATGAAGGCTATTCATGATgctaaagagaaagagaagctCGAGAATGCTCTTGTGGGCCCAGTGCACCAATACCGAAAGTTCACATGGGACGAGATTGTGTCTGCCACCTCATTCTTTTCTGAAGATCTTAAAATAGGAATGGGGGCATATGGATCAGTTTATAAATGTAGTTTTCATCATACAACTGCAGCAGTGAAAGTTCTTCACTCTAAAGAGAGTCGCAAGACTAAGCAATTTCAGCAGGAG CTTAAAATATTGAGCGAGATTCGTCATCCACATTTACTTCTCCTTCTTGGAGCATGTATAGATCATGGTTGTCTTGTGTACGAGTACATGGAGAGTGGTAGCCTGGAGGACAGGTTGCTAAGGAAAAATGGTACACCCCCTATCCCTTGGTTTGAGAGGTTCAGAATAGCTTGGGAAGTAGCCTCAGTGCTCGCCTTTCTTCACAACGCAAAGCCAAAACCAGTTATCCACCGTGATCTGAAACCGGCAAACATTTTGCTTGACCACAACCTCGTAAGCAAGATCGGTGATGTTGGCCTTTCTACGATTGTTCATACAGATCCTACTTCTATGTCTACTTTATACAAGGACACGGGGCCTGTTGGGACACTTTGCTACATAGATCCTGAGTATCAAAGGACAGGTTTAATCTCTCCAAAGTCTGATGTGTATGCCTTTGGGATGGTGATTTTGCAGTTGCTGACTGCAAAACCAGCAATGGCACTGGCCCATGTGGTGGAAACTGCTTTGAGTGATGGGCTTTTATCTGAGATTTTGGACCAAGAGGCTGGTAATTGGCCAGTTGAGGAGACAAAGCAATTGGCTGAACTTGGACTGAGCTGTGCTGAGCTTCGGCGCAGAGACAGGcctgatttgaaagataaagtACTTCCTGCACTGGAGAGATTGAAGGAGGTTGGTGATAGGGCTCGAGGTTTGATTTCTAGAGTTCAATCTGCACCTCCAAACCACTTAATCTGCCCAATTCTGAAG GATGTGATGACTGACCCTTGTGTCGCCGCAGATGGTTACACTTATGACCGCAGAGCGATAGAGCTATGGCTTGAAGTGAACGACAAATCGCCAATGACAAATATGCCATTGCCTCATAACAATCTGATTCCCAATTACACTCTTTTATCTGCGATCATGGAGTTCAAGTCCAGAGGCCAATAA
- the LOC109002487 gene encoding U-box domain-containing protein 35-like isoform X1, giving the protein MDRSEVEADENLTPLPSSSSVVAVAVDGKRKSKHIVQWSLEKFVPEGNAIFKLIHVRARISSVPTPMGNSIPISQVREEVAAAYIKDIEWQTSEMLLPYKKLCIQKKVEVDVIVIESNDVANAIAEEVAKHGINKLVIGASSRGLFTRKLKGVSSRIAVCAPEFCTVYAVSKGKLSSIRPSSIETNGSIRDDSSETSCSTTNSSSYTFSSQIDHGSVALNSHFDSPSLPMQRFQALATINQTLLKTRTSSVESSHFRCQSLDIREGKDDLSSCATNADSGHALSRTSSCKSLPTDNQSWISDQASTSDMLTEYLSSESQENLNFELEKLRMELRHARGMYAIAQSETNDASLKLNNLNKCRLEEAMKLKEINLKEEMAKKLARQEKERYEAAKREVTHVRQSTERETSQRKEAEMKAIHDAKEKEKLENALVGPVHQYRKFTWDEIVSATSFFSEDLKIGMGAYGSVYKCSFHHTTAAVKVLHSKESRKTKQFQQELKILSEIRHPHLLLLLGACIDHGCLVYEYMESGSLEDRLLRKNGTPPIPWFERFRIAWEVASVLAFLHNAKPKPVIHRDLKPANILLDHNLVSKIGDVGLSTIVHTDPTSMSTLYKDTGPVGTLCYIDPEYQRTGLISPKSDVYAFGMVILQLLTAKPAMALAHVVETALSDGLLSEILDQEAGNWPVEETKQLAELGLSCAELRRRDRPDLKDKVLPALERLKEVGDRARGLISRVQSAPPNHLICPILKDVMTDPCVAADGYTYDRRAIELWLEVNDKSPMTNMPLPHNNLIPNYTLLSAIMEFKSRGQ; this is encoded by the exons ATGGATAGAAGTGAAGTAGAAGCAGATGAGAATCTTACGCCACTACCTTCCTCATCTTCAGTTGTTGCAGTAGCTGTTgacggaaaaagaaaaagcaagcATATAGTACAATGGTCACTGGAGAAGTTTGTTCCTGAGGGGAATGCTATCTTCAAGCTGATACATGTCCGTGCAAGGATTAGTTCAGTTCCTACACCTA TGGGGAATTCGATTCCAATTTCACAAGTTAGGGAAGAAGTAGCAGCTGCTTACATAAAGGATATAGAGTGGCAGACAAGTGAAATGCTTCTTCCTTATAAGAAATTGTGTATACAGAAAAAG GTAGAAGTAGATGTTATAGTGATTGAATCAAATGATGTGGCAAATGCAATAGCAGAGGAGGTTGCTAAGCATGGTATCAACAAGCTTGTTATAGGAGCTTCATCTCGTGGCTTGTTTACAAG gaAACTTAAAGGTGTATCTTCGAGAATCGCAGTATGTGCTCCAGAATTTTGTACAGTCTATGCTGTTTCGAAAGGGAAGTTGTCTTCTATACGCCCATCCAGTATAGAAACAAATGGAAGCATTAGAGATGACAGTAGTGAGACAAGTTGTTCTACTACAAATTCATCAAGCTACACTTTCAGTTCACAGATAG ACCATGGTTCAGTTGCTTTGAACTCTCATTTTGATTCTCCTTCCCTACCAATGCAGCGATTTCAAGCTCTCGCAACTATTAACCAGACCCTTCTTAAGACAAGAACAAGTTCAGTTGAAAGCAGTCACTTTAGATGCCAGTCTTTGGATATCAGGGAAGGGAAGGATGATCTGAGTTCCTGTGCCACTAATGCAGATAGTGGACATGCACTAAGTCGGACCTCTAGTTGCAAAAGCTTGCCAACAGATAATCAGTCATGGATTTCTGATCAAGCTTCCACCTCAGACATGCTCACTGAGTATCTGTCATCTGAGAGCCAG gaaaatttgaattttgagctAGAAAAGCTAAGAATGGAACTCAGACATGCCCGGGGAATGTATGCAATAGCTCAAAGCGAGACAAATGATGCCTCATTGAAG CTAAACAATCTCAATAAATGCCGATTGGAGGAAGCAATGAAGCTTAAGGAGATCAATCTCAAAGAGGAGATGGCCAAGAAATTAGCAAgacaagagaaagagaggtaTGAAGCTGCGAAAAGAGAAGTCACACACGTGAGACAATCTACTGAAAGAGAAACATCCCAACGAAAAGAAGCCGAGATGAAGGCTATTCATGATgctaaagagaaagagaagctCGAGAATGCTCTTGTGGGCCCAGTGCACCAATACCGAAAGTTCACATGGGACGAGATTGTGTCTGCCACCTCATTCTTTTCTGAAGATCTTAAAATAGGAATGGGGGCATATGGATCAGTTTATAAATGTAGTTTTCATCATACAACTGCAGCAGTGAAAGTTCTTCACTCTAAAGAGAGTCGCAAGACTAAGCAATTTCAGCAGGAG CTTAAAATATTGAGCGAGATTCGTCATCCACATTTACTTCTCCTTCTTGGAGCATGTATAGATCATGGTTGTCTTGTGTACGAGTACATGGAGAGTGGTAGCCTGGAGGACAGGTTGCTAAGGAAAAATGGTACACCCCCTATCCCTTGGTTTGAGAGGTTCAGAATAGCTTGGGAAGTAGCCTCAGTGCTCGCCTTTCTTCACAACGCAAAGCCAAAACCAGTTATCCACCGTGATCTGAAACCGGCAAACATTTTGCTTGACCACAACCTCGTAAGCAAGATCGGTGATGTTGGCCTTTCTACGATTGTTCATACAGATCCTACTTCTATGTCTACTTTATACAAGGACACGGGGCCTGTTGGGACACTTTGCTACATAGATCCTGAGTATCAAAGGACAGGTTTAATCTCTCCAAAGTCTGATGTGTATGCCTTTGGGATGGTGATTTTGCAGTTGCTGACTGCAAAACCAGCAATGGCACTGGCCCATGTGGTGGAAACTGCTTTGAGTGATGGGCTTTTATCTGAGATTTTGGACCAAGAGGCTGGTAATTGGCCAGTTGAGGAGACAAAGCAATTGGCTGAACTTGGACTGAGCTGTGCTGAGCTTCGGCGCAGAGACAGGcctgatttgaaagataaagtACTTCCTGCACTGGAGAGATTGAAGGAGGTTGGTGATAGGGCTCGAGGTTTGATTTCTAGAGTTCAATCTGCACCTCCAAACCACTTAATCTGCCCAATTCTGAAG GATGTGATGACTGACCCTTGTGTCGCCGCAGATGGTTACACTTATGACCGCAGAGCGATAGAGCTATGGCTTGAAGTGAACGACAAATCGCCAATGACAAATATGCCATTGCCTCATAACAATCTGATTCCCAATTACACTCTTTTATCTGCGATCATGGAGTTCAAGTCCAGAGGCCAATAA
- the LOC109002488 gene encoding putative kinase-like protein TMKL1, with the protein MMNTHMLILVLGLTSTALLVVLILVILFYPKRTVKNGREDMENMDQKYGVEARIEDLITFHGGQDLTISDILDAPGEVVGKSNYGTLYKALMQQSTTLRLLRFLRPVCCARGEEFVDVIQLLGCIRHPNLVPLLGFYAGLRGEKLLVHPFYRRGNLAEFIRDGNGDAHKWTIIYSISIGIAKGLEYLHTEFQKPVIHGNLKSKNILLDCNYQPYISDFGLHLLLNATAGQEMLETLASEGYKAPELIKMRDASEETDIYSLGVILLELLSGKEPINENPTSEDDDFFLPNFMRNAVLGHRIGDLFRPDILLSNNNEDERRVTEERILKFFQLAMTCCSPSHFVRPNIKQVLWKLEDIGK; encoded by the exons ATGATGAACACCCACATGCTCATACTAGTTCTTGGACTAACTTCAACAGCTTTGTTGGTAGTTCTCATACTTGTCATCTTGTTTTACCCCAAAAGAACTGTGAAAAATGGTCGTGAAGATATGGAAAACATGGACCAGAAATATGGAGTTGAGGCTCGGATAGAGGACTTGATCACTTTCCATGGTGGGCAGGACCTGACAATAAGTGACATTCTGGATGCTCCGGGCGAAGTGGTAGGAAAGTCCAACTATGGCACGCTGTATAAGGCCTTAATGCAGCAGAGCACCACGTTGAGGCTTCTGAGGTTTCTGAGGCCAGTTTGCTGTGCCAGAGGTGAGGAATTTGTTGATGTGATTCAGCTTCTGGGATGTATAAGGCATCCCAACTTGGTGCCTCTTCTAGGATTCTATGCAGGGCTGAGGGGAGAGAAGCTTCTTGTTCATCCGTTTTACAGGCGCGGCAATCTGGCCGAATTCATTCGAG ATGGAAACGGTGACGCTCACAAATGGACCATCATTTATAGCATTTCAATTGGTATAGCCAAGGGTTTGGAATATCTCCATACAGAATTCCAGAAGCCCGTAATCCATGGAAACCTCAAGTCTAAGAACATACTTTTGGATTGCAATTACCAACCATACATCTCAGACTTTGGCCTTCACCTTCTGCTGAATGCTACTGCTGGACAAGAAATGCTTGAAACTTTAGCATCTGAGGGCTACAAAGCTCCTGAGTTAATCAAAATGAGAGATGCAAGCGAAGAGACTGATATCTACAGCCTTGGGGTAATCTTACTTGAACTGCTTTCAGGGAAGGAACCGATCAATGAGAACCCAACTTCAGAGGATGATGATTTCTTTCTGCCTAACTTCATGAGAAACGCGGTCCTTGGACATAGGATCGGAGACTTATTTCGTCCAGACATACTTCTCAGCAACAACAATGAAGATGAGCGCCGGGTTACTGAAGAACGCATCCTCAAATTCTTTCAGCTTGCTATGACTTGTTGTTCTCCTTCTCATTTTGTCAGGCCCAATATCAAGCAAGTCCTCTGGAAGCTTGAAGATATAGGAAAATAA
- the LOC109002487 gene encoding U-box domain-containing protein 35-like isoform X2 has product MDRSEVEADENLTPLPSSSSVVAVAVDGKRKSKHIVQWSLEKFVPEGNAIFKLIHVRARIMGNSIPISQVREEVAAAYIKDIEWQTSEMLLPYKKLCIQKKVEVDVIVIESNDVANAIAEEVAKHGINKLVIGASSRGLFTRKLKGVSSRIAVCAPEFCTVYAVSKGKLSSIRPSSIETNGSIRDDSSETSCSTTNSSSYTFSSQIDHGSVALNSHFDSPSLPMQRFQALATINQTLLKTRTSSVESSHFRCQSLDIREGKDDLSSCATNADSGHALSRTSSCKSLPTDNQSWISDQASTSDMLTEYLSSESQENLNFELEKLRMELRHARGMYAIAQSETNDASLKLNNLNKCRLEEAMKLKEINLKEEMAKKLARQEKERYEAAKREVTHVRQSTERETSQRKEAEMKAIHDAKEKEKLENALVGPVHQYRKFTWDEIVSATSFFSEDLKIGMGAYGSVYKCSFHHTTAAVKVLHSKESRKTKQFQQELKILSEIRHPHLLLLLGACIDHGCLVYEYMESGSLEDRLLRKNGTPPIPWFERFRIAWEVASVLAFLHNAKPKPVIHRDLKPANILLDHNLVSKIGDVGLSTIVHTDPTSMSTLYKDTGPVGTLCYIDPEYQRTGLISPKSDVYAFGMVILQLLTAKPAMALAHVVETALSDGLLSEILDQEAGNWPVEETKQLAELGLSCAELRRRDRPDLKDKVLPALERLKEVGDRARGLISRVQSAPPNHLICPILKDVMTDPCVAADGYTYDRRAIELWLEVNDKSPMTNMPLPHNNLIPNYTLLSAIMEFKSRGQ; this is encoded by the exons ATGGATAGAAGTGAAGTAGAAGCAGATGAGAATCTTACGCCACTACCTTCCTCATCTTCAGTTGTTGCAGTAGCTGTTgacggaaaaagaaaaagcaagcATATAGTACAATGGTCACTGGAGAAGTTTGTTCCTGAGGGGAATGCTATCTTCAAGCTGATACATGTCCGTGCAAGGATTA TGGGGAATTCGATTCCAATTTCACAAGTTAGGGAAGAAGTAGCAGCTGCTTACATAAAGGATATAGAGTGGCAGACAAGTGAAATGCTTCTTCCTTATAAGAAATTGTGTATACAGAAAAAG GTAGAAGTAGATGTTATAGTGATTGAATCAAATGATGTGGCAAATGCAATAGCAGAGGAGGTTGCTAAGCATGGTATCAACAAGCTTGTTATAGGAGCTTCATCTCGTGGCTTGTTTACAAG gaAACTTAAAGGTGTATCTTCGAGAATCGCAGTATGTGCTCCAGAATTTTGTACAGTCTATGCTGTTTCGAAAGGGAAGTTGTCTTCTATACGCCCATCCAGTATAGAAACAAATGGAAGCATTAGAGATGACAGTAGTGAGACAAGTTGTTCTACTACAAATTCATCAAGCTACACTTTCAGTTCACAGATAG ACCATGGTTCAGTTGCTTTGAACTCTCATTTTGATTCTCCTTCCCTACCAATGCAGCGATTTCAAGCTCTCGCAACTATTAACCAGACCCTTCTTAAGACAAGAACAAGTTCAGTTGAAAGCAGTCACTTTAGATGCCAGTCTTTGGATATCAGGGAAGGGAAGGATGATCTGAGTTCCTGTGCCACTAATGCAGATAGTGGACATGCACTAAGTCGGACCTCTAGTTGCAAAAGCTTGCCAACAGATAATCAGTCATGGATTTCTGATCAAGCTTCCACCTCAGACATGCTCACTGAGTATCTGTCATCTGAGAGCCAG gaaaatttgaattttgagctAGAAAAGCTAAGAATGGAACTCAGACATGCCCGGGGAATGTATGCAATAGCTCAAAGCGAGACAAATGATGCCTCATTGAAG CTAAACAATCTCAATAAATGCCGATTGGAGGAAGCAATGAAGCTTAAGGAGATCAATCTCAAAGAGGAGATGGCCAAGAAATTAGCAAgacaagagaaagagaggtaTGAAGCTGCGAAAAGAGAAGTCACACACGTGAGACAATCTACTGAAAGAGAAACATCCCAACGAAAAGAAGCCGAGATGAAGGCTATTCATGATgctaaagagaaagagaagctCGAGAATGCTCTTGTGGGCCCAGTGCACCAATACCGAAAGTTCACATGGGACGAGATTGTGTCTGCCACCTCATTCTTTTCTGAAGATCTTAAAATAGGAATGGGGGCATATGGATCAGTTTATAAATGTAGTTTTCATCATACAACTGCAGCAGTGAAAGTTCTTCACTCTAAAGAGAGTCGCAAGACTAAGCAATTTCAGCAGGAG CTTAAAATATTGAGCGAGATTCGTCATCCACATTTACTTCTCCTTCTTGGAGCATGTATAGATCATGGTTGTCTTGTGTACGAGTACATGGAGAGTGGTAGCCTGGAGGACAGGTTGCTAAGGAAAAATGGTACACCCCCTATCCCTTGGTTTGAGAGGTTCAGAATAGCTTGGGAAGTAGCCTCAGTGCTCGCCTTTCTTCACAACGCAAAGCCAAAACCAGTTATCCACCGTGATCTGAAACCGGCAAACATTTTGCTTGACCACAACCTCGTAAGCAAGATCGGTGATGTTGGCCTTTCTACGATTGTTCATACAGATCCTACTTCTATGTCTACTTTATACAAGGACACGGGGCCTGTTGGGACACTTTGCTACATAGATCCTGAGTATCAAAGGACAGGTTTAATCTCTCCAAAGTCTGATGTGTATGCCTTTGGGATGGTGATTTTGCAGTTGCTGACTGCAAAACCAGCAATGGCACTGGCCCATGTGGTGGAAACTGCTTTGAGTGATGGGCTTTTATCTGAGATTTTGGACCAAGAGGCTGGTAATTGGCCAGTTGAGGAGACAAAGCAATTGGCTGAACTTGGACTGAGCTGTGCTGAGCTTCGGCGCAGAGACAGGcctgatttgaaagataaagtACTTCCTGCACTGGAGAGATTGAAGGAGGTTGGTGATAGGGCTCGAGGTTTGATTTCTAGAGTTCAATCTGCACCTCCAAACCACTTAATCTGCCCAATTCTGAAG GATGTGATGACTGACCCTTGTGTCGCCGCAGATGGTTACACTTATGACCGCAGAGCGATAGAGCTATGGCTTGAAGTGAACGACAAATCGCCAATGACAAATATGCCATTGCCTCATAACAATCTGATTCCCAATTACACTCTTTTATCTGCGATCATGGAGTTCAAGTCCAGAGGCCAATAA